A stretch of Gemmatimonadota bacterium DNA encodes these proteins:
- a CDS encoding shikimate kinase: MLLGPPGAGKSTVGPLVADALDRPFVDLDTEIARRAGRSVAEIFAANGETGFRAMERELSVELLRTDGPLLVLAPGGGWVEDAANRALLEARADGIYLRVPVPVALARMGASVEARPLLAGGDPAQKLGELIRRREAFYLQARYTVSNESMSPSEAASSIVALATAERPD; the protein is encoded by the coding sequence GTGCTGCTCGGCCCGCCCGGTGCGGGCAAGAGCACGGTCGGCCCCCTGGTCGCTGACGCCCTCGACCGGCCGTTCGTCGACCTCGACACGGAGATCGCGCGGCGCGCAGGCCGGTCTGTGGCCGAGATCTTCGCGGCGAATGGAGAGACCGGATTCCGCGCGATGGAGCGCGAACTCTCGGTGGAGCTGCTGCGGACGGACGGGCCTCTGCTGGTGCTCGCGCCTGGGGGCGGCTGGGTCGAGGATGCGGCGAATCGCGCCCTGCTCGAGGCTCGGGCGGACGGGATCTACCTGCGAGTACCCGTGCCGGTCGCGCTGGCGCGGATGGGAGCCTCGGTCGAGGCCCGGCCGCTCCTCGCGGGGGGTGATCCCGCCCAAAAGCTGGGCGAACTGATTCGGCGGCGAGAGGCATTCTATCTGCAAGCGCGATATACGGTTAGCAACGAATCGATGTCCCCATCCGAGGCGGCCTCATCTATAGTAGCGCTTGCGACGGCCGAACGACCGGACTAG
- the aroC gene encoding chorismate synthase, with protein MPHLTFHTAGESHGPGLIALVEGAPAGLPLLAADVDAQLARRQQGYGRGRRMQIETDRIEFLSGVRAGETIGAPIAMLIRNRDWANWEAIMDPAPRPEDDTAEGRRRQVTRVRPGHADLTGLLKFDRADARDVLERASARETTARVACGAIARRLLGEFGVRVGSHLVHLGGIDTAVRDLPEELNAAADHSPLRCLDAAAEAAMIARIDEAKSAGDTLGGICEVVVTGLPVGLGAHVSWDRKLDGRLAQAICSIPAVKGVEMGMGFAAARAKGSEVHDAIEPAPGRPRTGNVQRRTNRAGGLEGGMTTGEPLVLRVAMKPIATLMRPLGTVDTRTGAAADAAAERSDVTAVPAMGVIAEAMTALVLADAFLEKFGGDSLGEVRRNHDGYLARVAERIG; from the coding sequence ATGCCGCACCTCACCTTCCATACCGCCGGCGAATCGCACGGCCCCGGGCTCATCGCCCTCGTCGAAGGGGCGCCCGCGGGGCTGCCGCTCCTCGCCGCCGACGTGGACGCACAGCTCGCCCGCCGGCAGCAAGGCTACGGGCGCGGGCGCCGCATGCAGATCGAGACCGACCGGATCGAGTTCCTTTCCGGCGTGCGAGCGGGTGAGACGATCGGCGCCCCCATCGCGATGCTCATCCGCAACCGGGACTGGGCCAACTGGGAGGCCATCATGGATCCCGCCCCGCGGCCGGAGGACGACACGGCCGAGGGGCGGCGCCGGCAGGTGACTCGGGTGCGCCCCGGACATGCGGACCTCACGGGACTCCTCAAGTTCGACCGCGCCGATGCGCGGGACGTCCTCGAGCGAGCCTCCGCGCGCGAGACCACCGCGCGCGTCGCATGCGGTGCGATCGCGCGGCGCCTGCTCGGCGAGTTCGGCGTGCGCGTCGGATCGCACCTCGTGCACCTCGGTGGCATCGACACGGCGGTCCGCGACCTCCCCGAGGAGCTCAATGCGGCGGCCGACCATTCCCCGCTCCGATGCCTCGACGCGGCGGCCGAGGCGGCGATGATCGCTCGGATCGATGAGGCGAAGTCGGCGGGCGATACGCTCGGCGGCATCTGCGAGGTCGTCGTCACGGGGCTCCCGGTGGGGCTTGGTGCGCACGTGAGCTGGGACCGCAAACTCGACGGTCGCCTCGCGCAGGCCATCTGTTCGATTCCCGCGGTGAAGGGTGTGGAGATGGGGATGGGCTTCGCGGCGGCGCGCGCCAAGGGCTCGGAGGTGCACGACGCGATCGAGCCTGCCCCCGGGCGCCCGCGCACGGGGAACGTGCAGCGGCGCACCAATCGCGCCGGCGGGCTCGAAGGGGGCATGACCACCGGCGAACCGCTCGTGCTGCGTGTGGCGATGAAGCCGATCGCGACGCTCATGCGGCCGCTGGGGACGGTGGACACGAGGACCGGTGCGGCGGCGGATGCGGCGGCGGAGCGCAGCGACGTCACGGCGGTGCCGGCGATGGGCGTGATCGCCGAGGCGATGACCGCGCTCGTCCTCGCGGATGCGTTCCTCGAGAAGTTCGGCGGTGATTCGCTCGGCGAGGTGCGCCGCAACCACGACGGATACCTGGCGCGCGTCGCCGAGCGGATCGGCTGA